TAACCACTAGATGTAGTGACCATTAGACGCCTCCGTGGCACGCGACGCAAGTCCTCGTCCAGATGCGTCGGTGAACGGCACATCGGCCACCTCCGAGGGGGACGGAGATGGCCGATGGCCGGCCCGGGCTGGGTCGGTGGGCCCGGGAGGAAGGGGGTCGCCGTCGCCGGCGACGTGCAGTCAGCGCGTCGGGATCGTGAGCGTCTGACCGGCGTGGATGTAGGTCGTCGAGAGCCCGTTGGCAACCTGGATGTCGGCCACAGCCTCGGCCGTCGGCACGCCGACGAGCTCGCTCGAGGCGATCTGGCTCAGCGTCTGACCTGGCTCGACGGTGATCTCCTGCGGCGCGGCGGCGGGTCCGGCGAAGGCGAAGGTCGCGCCGGCGATGCTCGCGGCGGCGAGCACGGAGGTGGTGATGGCCAGGCGGCCACGACGGGTCAGCCGCGTGCGAGGGGTCGGGCGTGCGACGACTGCGTCACCGGTGGGCATGGAGACGAGGTGGCGCGAGCGCGCGGGGACGTCGATGCGGATCGGGGTGGCGGTGAGAGCGGTCATGCGAATCCTCCTCGGTGCGGTTCTGTCGAACCGGTGTTCGATAGAACGTCTGTACGATGTCTAGCACGGGTGTTCGAAGAAAATCAACAACACGCTCGAACAGATGTTTGAAATGCGTGTTCGAACGTCCTACTGTCTTCACTACCGAGAAGTTGACCAGCGAGCACCGACAACGCTGGTTGCACCTCGGTCACACCGGACACGGACGAAGGGGTCGAGAGCATGAGCGGCACGGACGAGGACAACATCCACCAGCTCCCCGAGCGGGACACGGGCGATGGTCTGACCGTCCGCCAGCGCAAGGTGCTCGAGGTGATCCGCAATGCCGTGGCCACCCGTGGCTACCCGCCGAGCCTGCGCGAGATCGGTGAGCTCGTCGGCCTGACCAGCCCCAGCTCCGTGGCCCACCAGCTCTCCTCCCTCGAGCGCAAGGGCTACCTGCGCCGGGACCCCCACCGGCCCCGCGCCATCGAGGTCATCTCTCCCGACGGCCACACCGCTCCCCCGGCCGAGGTCACCGACCTGGGCGGCATGCGCGGCGGTGCCAGCACGACCGACGAGGTCGTCGACCCCACCGGCTCCGGTGACCACCGCCCCGAGGCCAGCTATGTGCCCGTCCTCGGCCAGATCGCCGCCGGCGTGCCGATCACCGCCGAGGAGGTCGTCGACGACGTCTTCCCCCTGCCCAAGCAGATCGTCGGCGAGGGCTCCCTCTTCCTCCTCAAGGTCGTCGGCGACTCGATGATCGACGCCGCCATCTGCGACGGCGACTGGGTGGTCGTGCGCCAGCAGCCCAATGCCGACAACGGCGACATCGTCGCGGCGATGCTCGACAACGAGGCGACGGTCAAGACCTACAAGCGCACCGACGGCCACCTGTGGCTGCTGCCGCACAACCCCGCCTTCGACCCGATCGACGGCGACCACGCGACGATCCTCGGCAAGGTCACCGCGGTCCTGCGACGCCTCTGAGCGGCTGGCTCTCTGAGACGCTGAACCCATGAGTCGATGGTGGCCGGCGATGACCGGTGTGGTCGCGAGCGTCGTCCTGCTCGTGCAGACGGTACTCACCGGCGACCTGTCGTTGCTCGTGCTCGCCGTGGGCTTCCTCGTCCTCGCGTGGTGGCTGTCACCACTCAACGGACGCGGGGGCCCGCGGCACACCGACATCGAGGCACACCGTGGGGACTTCCCCGTGGTCGTCTACTGGCGTCCGGGATGCGTCTACTGCCTGCGCCTGCGCGGTGCCCTCGGCAAGGACAAGGACAAGGCGACCTGGGTCAACATCTGGGCCGACGAGGAGGCCGCCGCCTTCGTCCGCTCGATCAACGACGGCAACGAGGTCGTCCCGACCGTGCGCATCGGCGAGCAGGTGCACACCAACCCCGAGCCGGACCTCGTCAGAGCCGCGCTGCGCTGAGCTCCTCCACGAGAGAGCGAAGGGAGTCCCCCAGCTCCCCGTCGACGCGATGATCGACGAGGTCGTCACCACGGGTGGGACCACGGGTGATCAGGGAGACCGGGATCCCCCGCTTGGCCGCGTGGCGGACGAAGCGCAGCCCCGACATCACCTGCAGCGAGCTGCCGAGCACGAGCAGGCTGGGCGCAGCATCGACGAGGTCGTAGCAGTGCTGCACCAGCGGCTTGGCCACCGATCCACCGAAGAAGACGACATCCGGCTTGAGGGTGTCGGCCCCGCACGCCTGGCAGGTCGGGGTGCGAAACCGCTCGACGTCCACGCTGTCCAGCCGGACGTCACCATCGGGTCGGATCTCGTCGCTGTCGACGTCGAAGCCGGGGTTGTCCCTGGCCATCCGCGCGTCGAGCGTCGGGCGATCGATGCGGGCCCCGCAGGTGAGGCAGACGACCTCGACGAGGTTGCCGTGCAGCTCGACGACCTCCCTCGTCCCGGCCGCCTGGTGCAGTCCGTCGACGTTCTGCGTGATGAGCGGACCGACCGTGCCGAGCTGCTGCAAGCGGGTGACCAGGTGGTGCGAGACATTGGGCCGCGCCGCGTGGAACCGGCGCCAGCCGACAAAGCTGCGCGCCCAGTACCGCTGCCGTGCCTCGCTGCTGCCGACAAACTCCGAGTAGTGCATCGGGGTGACCCGGCGCGTGCCGTCGGGCCCGCGATAGTCAGGGATCCCACTGTCGGTGGAGTAGGTGTTGTTAGTAACAGTGTTTGTGAAGCGCCACTGGCGAGCCGCCTCGAACTCTTCCTCGGGGGCTCCGGGCTCGGGCCACGGGCGATAGCAAGGGATCCCAGATCCCACGCTCATGCCTGCACCGCTCAGGACCAGAGCCGGTCCGTGCTGGGTCAGGACGTCAGCGATCTTGGACAGCACCTCATCTTGCTCACCCACCATGTCTCGATGCTAGGCCGTGGCCTCTGGCGGCGTTCACCACTGTCGGAGACGCGATCTATCGTCTGGTCAACGACAAACTCTCTGGCGGGAGCAACAACATGACCGAACGATTCGTACCCCTCAACGTGCGGATGAGCAACGACCCTGCGGTGCACGACCGATGGAACGTCCTGCACGAGGGCATGCCGCCCCACCTGCGGCCAAGCGTCGAGGGATGGCTCAACGAGGTCTTCTACGCGTTCCGAGACATCCCCGGAATCTGTGCCCGGACCCTCCAGTTCCAGACGGGCGAGGACCCAGACGACGCGCTTCGGGGATACATGTCTGACACAGACGACTCAGCCCTTCGGGTCGTTGACATGGTGCTTCAGATCCTCGGCAGCAAGTTCGAAGATGCCGAGGGGAGTTCCAGCAGCCTCACCGCGAACAAGGCCGCGAAGTTTTGGGTGGAGATTGACGACTACTTCGTTCAGGCCAACTCGGCATGGCGCATCGAGCAGGAGCCGACATGGATGCTGGGCCGGATCGTGGACGAGACCACGACGCGCGCGTTTGAGGACGTCCGCGACAGCGGGACCACGGCGGGACGGCTGCTAGCCGAGGCATGGCAGGCATCGTTCAAGCATGACGCGGACTACACGGAGGGCTACCGGAAGGCCGTGCTCGCAGTCGAAAGCGTTGCCATCTCAAAGTTCTGCCCGGACAACACGAGAGCGACGCTCGGAACCGCAATCCGGGATTTCAGGAGTCAAGGGCCGAAGTGGACTGTCGCCGGTCTGGACGACCAAGTTCAGCAGTCCAGGGACACGCTCCTCGCCATGCTGGAGTCAATCTGGCAGAACCAGCAGCGCCACGTGAAGCACGACGGCAACGCACCAGAGCCCGCTGAGCAGGACGAGACCGAGGCGGTCCTCTTCCTTGCGATCACGATCGTTCAGTGGTTCCAGCGCGGCTTCGTCCAGAAGAAGCCGGGCTCCTAACTGATCCGTCGGGCGGCGTTCTGTCGCTCCCGGAGGCAGGTCCGGCACCTGCGGGACCCGTTGGCCTCGGTGACCACGTTGTCACCGGCCAGCGGGTGCCCGCGCCGACAGACCGGGTAGCGCCCGTCTGGGCCTCTCAGGTGGTCGGGGTGAACCCACGTGTGCTCGGCTCGCTGCTCCCGCGAGCGCTCCAACACGCAGATCCTGCAGCGTCGGCGCGGACGCTTCCCTCCCGACCACGCGGCCACGGCTGGATCGGTGAGGTCGTGACCGCGAGGGCAGCAGGCGGGCAGTTGAGTGTCCTCTTCGTCTTTCTCGCATCGTCGCCTAGACCCGAGGCGTCCCACGGGCCACAAAGTCATGTGCTTGACCGCGACGCAGCCCGGGCGGCTGCAGGTCGTGGCGACGGTGAACCCGGGCGGGACTCGACGGTGCAGCGACTGGATCCAGACGAGCGTCCGCACCGGCAGCAGGCGGCCCGCGGCGGCGACCATCGGGACGCCCTTCACGTGCACGCCCTGCCACGGGAGGCAGTAGTCCTTCCGTAGGTGCCGCGACATCGCGTGGAGCGCTGCGGCTACTCGCGCTGGTGGGGCCGACACGAACGCCGACCCCACCAACGGTCCCGTGAGCGAAGTCCACCCACTCTCACGGGACAACGACGTGCCTCCGGACCACGGTGCACATCGCTGGTCTCATCACAGGCGGACGAAGCCTGCAGGTCGAGTCCGCGACGACGGGCGACGCGGCGGCGTGGACTCCGGCGCTCCGTGACCGTCCATGATCCGCGGACCACCACGCTCCACCGGAACCAGCGCGAACGGGTCGCGGCCATGCTGGAGGACGTCCACAACCTCTTCGACGCCCCACCGGGTCACGGTCCGCTCCCCTGCTGTCGGGCGTGGGATCGCCTTCTTCTGGCTGTCGGCGAGCGTCCGTGCTTCGGCGACTACGCGAGCGTCCTGACGCAGTTCCTGCGCTGCTTCCGCGAGGACCGCGACCGCTGCGGCCACGTCATCTCGCCGGGTAGCCCACCTGCCCCGGGCAGCCGCTTCGAGATCGGGCAGGACTTCGGCCTTCAGCCGCTTCTCTTCGTCCCTCAGCAGGTCGTGCTCGCGCTGCAGGTGCCGAATGGCGTCGGTGTTCGCTCGCCCTGGCTTCTCGGGCGCTTCCTGCGGGATCGGATGGCCCTGATCCGCTGCCTTCTCCACCGCTTCCCGGTGAGCGTCGAGCGCTGCCCGGTACGCCTCGGCTTCTTCCCGGGCGGCGGCGGACACCTTGGCGCGGCGCGCCTGCAGTTCGGCCACGCGCTGCTCGTGCTCGACCCAGCGCGGGTGCTCTTCGAGGATGCTCACGACCGCTCCCTCTTCGCGGCCCACTTCTGCTGGACAGCCTCGGCGCGCATCTTGTCCTCGGTGGACGTCGCGCACAGGCGGATGCTCGACAGAACGCCTCGCTGCCACTCGGTGGGCTCGGTGATCTCCTCGAACCGGGTCAGGGTCTCGCGCTGCGGGTCGTTGAGCCCGGCGCGAATGCTGGCCTGCGGCGTGTACGTCATCGGCTGGCCTTCCCGGGTGCGCGGCGAGCCTTGCCGACCGGAGTCGCGTCCTGCACGGCCTGCATCTTCCGCACGAGCGGTGACATGGACCGTCGGTTGCGGGCCTCGCGGGCGTACCTCCCTCGGGAGATGTTCACTCCGGATGGGCGTCGGTCTGGGTCGCCCATGCCTTCGTGGCCCGGGCCGTAGTAGCCGTACGGCGTCGGCCCGCTCACCGGGGTGGGGTACGGCACCGTCTGGGCGGTGTCCGGGGGTGTGGTCATGGTCTTGCTCCTTCGTTGGTGGACGTTCTCAGGGTCTCTGCGGGACCGGTCGGGAGGCGGGTACGACACCGCTCACGTATTACGGGCGGTCCGCCGTGCCAGCAGATCTCGTAGACGCCTCGTGACGGGCTGGGGCGCTCTCGGGTGGGTGGTTGGGAGGGCTCGGCCCAGAGATCGCCTGTACGTGGCCGGACGGTCGCCGATTCGCCCAGGAGCCCCGGTGGTGGAGGTGCATCTCGTTCCAGTCCATCTCGCGGCAGTGGTCGGGGCGGACGCACAGCCGGTCACCACAGACGACGTGGACCAGCATCTTGCTCGTCGGTCCGTGCTCGGCTTCCCACAGGACGCGGTGCAGCAGCCTCCCGCCCGTCGTCGCTGGGTACCGCGCTCCGCACCCGGACCGTGCCCCACGGACAGCACGCCAGCACCCGGTGTCTCGGTCCACGTCGATCCGCGCCCAGTGCTCGGGAGGCACTGACGTCCGGAACTCTTCGGCATCGCTCGCGGTGCTCATCGCGCCGCCCTCCGCTGCTCCTGCGTATTCGACTTCACTGGGCGACCCTGAGGACGGCCACCAGCGATCACACCGAGTCGAGAGCGTCGTTGGTCCGACGCCCAGTCCAGCCACATCTCACGGGCCTTGTCGTGACGCTCCCGGACCTTCTCGCCCCTGCCTGCCGTGCGACGGAACTTCGCCACCGCATCGAGGCGTCGAGCAAGTCCCTCAGCGTCGGTAACCAGCGGCCTCCACGTCCCATCGTCCAGTCGCTCGACCAGACCGAGACCATGCATCTCCCCTAGCCGGGTTCGGACCGTGCGATCAGTGACTCCCAGCGCCTCCGCGATCACTCGGGCGGACGCCGGGTCGTCGGTCATCAGGAGCAGCCGCAGCACCCTGTACCCAGTGCCTCCGAGGGCTCCACGCCTGAACGCGTCGTGGGCGGAAGATATAGGGACAGTCTCTGCACCAGAGAACAGTCTGACTACTGTCCCTGTATCTTCCGTGGGCTTCCGGAGGGTCCAGCCGGTTCCTGTGGTGTCAGTGCTGTCGTGGGTCTTCTTCAGCCAGCCTGCGTCGATGAGCCTTCGGGTGGCCCGGTGTGCTGTGTCGGCGCTTCCGAGTCCGGCTTCTTCGGTGATCTGTCGGAGTGACGCTCGGAGCACCGGTCCGCCTGCTTTTTGGGCGAGTCGGCACAGGGCATCGAGCACGAGTCGGTCTGTGGTGCCGGTGCGCCCCTTCCACGGTCGGGCTTCGGCGCTCGCGTGGATCTGGGCGACCTTCTCGGACGCTGACTGTCGGTCTACGACGGGTGGGTTGGCCGCGATGAACTTTCGGGCGCTCTCGATGCGGTAGCGGAGGTCCCCGGTGGCGGCTGGTCCGCCGTTGCGCTCGGCCAGGCGGCGGTACCACCAGCCTCCGCGGTGCTCAGGGTCGAGCAGTGCCTCGCGCATCTGCTGTTCGGTCCAGTGGTGTTGGACCATCGACGTGACGAGCGTCCGGTACGCCTTGTGCGGGTCATCTTCGATGCCATGGCGTAGGCGGTCCTGCATCTCGCGGGACAGCGGCGTTCGCTGGGGTGGGTCTCCAACTTCATGGGCCATGACGGCCTCCCTTTCGGTCTGACCGTCGTGACTAGCGACGGCGCGGGGCGATTCACTTAGATCGCTCTTCCGCCAGAAAGGGTGTTGCAACTCCAATCCTAGGAGACCCACGCGACACGCTTCGGAGGACTCGTGGTGTGTCGTGGGCTGATGGCAAAATGGGCTCCACGCGGGAGTGACTCCCCGCGAAGAACGTCACCGGGCTTACTTCCTTTCACCGGCCTGACCTTCGGTCTCGACGCCCTCCGGACTTCACGACGGGGGGCGTCGGCATGTCCACGGGGGCGGCGCTCTCGATGTGCGCTCGATGTACTCCCGGTGGCCAGTCGCCCTGGGCTCAGTCCCAGAGCGTCGGCGGGGCCGGGGCGAGTTCGGGCACGGTCAGGCCGCGGCGAGCGAGCCAGTCAGCGGCCCATCTGCGGTGGCACTCGTTCGTCCCGTCCAGCACTTCCCAACACATGAGGACCAGCCGTTGGCCCGGGTGCCTCGCGGTGAGGTCTTGCAGGGCTGCGGCTACTCGGGCCTCGGTGTCATCCAACTGCCGCCAGTACCGGGCGCGCTGCACGGTCAGGGGCTGGTCGTCCATCTTCCGGAAGACAGTCCACGGCTTCAGCGGGTCGCACTGCTCCGCTTCACGGAATCGCGGGTGCTTCCCGATGCTCGTCCCGACCGCGACACCCATGTCCGGCGTGAACTGCGAGTACGAGCACGTCGCGAGGTTCACGGGTCAGTCCGCCAGCACCGTGCCCTGCAGGTACCAAGAGTCCGGGTCGCGCCACACGATCTCGATGCTGTCGGTGTCGAACTTCCGGCCTCGCACCTTCGTCGGGTGGATGACGACCCTCTCGACGTACATGCGGATCCAGTACCGCTGCGCGTTGATCGCCTTGGCCTTCTGCTCCTTCAGCCCGTCGGCCTTGTTCTTCTGGGCCTCTGTGAGGACTGGGATCTCCGGTACGACGTCCTTCCCGGCTTTCTGCTCCTTGGTCTCCTTATCCCACTTCTTCTGCTGCTCCTGCGTCCAAACGTCGCGCTCGTCACCGTTCGGCAGCAGACTCGCGGAGTACTCGAACGCCTTCGTGAGGTCGAACTGGCCGTACTCGTGCGAGGCCATGCGGTGGCCGGCTCGCATCTGCAGCGCTTCCCGCCGCTCGGTCTGCAATGCCTCGATCTCCGCTTCGATCTTCTGCGTCATCCGCGCCAGCCGGGCCGGGTCGCCGCCGTTGCTCACGAACTTGTCTTCGAGGTCCGCGAGCCGGTCCTCCAACGCGGTGATCTCCTTCGTCCGGTCGACCGTCTCCTCGACTCGCCACTCGACCCGGCGAGGCTCCACCTTCAGCGCGTAGTCACGCACCTGATCCAGCACGTACCGGTCCGTCTGGTCACGGTCCCGCGACAGGTGCCCACGACACCGGTAGGACACCTTCCCGTTCGTCTGCTGGTGCGGCAGCAACTTCTCACCGCACGTCCCGCACCGCGTCAACGTCCCCGACAGCAGGTGCCGCCGCGTGGACGTCCAGTTGTCCACGACCACCCGCCTGTTCTCCAACGCGTGCACCACCTCGTCATGCAGCGACGTGGAGATGATCGGCGTGACACCCTCCGCCATGACCGGGTGCCCCGCGTCGTCATAGACGATCTCCCGCCCGTGGAAGATGTAGCCCGCGTGCCTCGGGTTCCCAGCGACCTCCCGGACCTTCCGGACGTCCCACCTTCGGTCCCCAGCGGTCTTGATGCCGCGCCCGTTCAA
The genomic region above belongs to Janibacter limosus and contains:
- a CDS encoding LysM peptidoglycan-binding domain-containing protein; this translates as MTALTATPIRIDVPARSRHLVSMPTGDAVVARPTPRTRLTRRGRLAITTSVLAAASIAGATFAFAGPAAAPQEITVEPGQTLSQIASSELVGVPTAEAVADIQVANGLSTTYIHAGQTLTIPTR
- the lexA gene encoding transcriptional repressor LexA is translated as MSGTDEDNIHQLPERDTGDGLTVRQRKVLEVIRNAVATRGYPPSLREIGELVGLTSPSSVAHQLSSLERKGYLRRDPHRPRAIEVISPDGHTAPPAEVTDLGGMRGGASTTDEVVDPTGSGDHRPEASYVPVLGQIAAGVPITAEEVVDDVFPLPKQIVGEGSLFLLKVVGDSMIDAAICDGDWVVVRQQPNADNGDIVAAMLDNEATVKTYKRTDGHLWLLPHNPAFDPIDGDHATILGKVTAVLRRL
- a CDS encoding glutaredoxin domain-containing protein, producing the protein MSRWWPAMTGVVASVVLLVQTVLTGDLSLLVLAVGFLVLAWWLSPLNGRGGPRHTDIEAHRGDFPVVVYWRPGCVYCLRLRGALGKDKDKATWVNIWADEEAAAFVRSINDGNEVVPTVRIGEQVHTNPEPDLVRAALR
- a CDS encoding Sir2 family NAD-dependent protein deacetylase; translated protein: MVGEQDEVLSKIADVLTQHGPALVLSGAGMSVGSGIPCYRPWPEPGAPEEEFEAARQWRFTNTVTNNTYSTDSGIPDYRGPDGTRRVTPMHYSEFVGSSEARQRYWARSFVGWRRFHAARPNVSHHLVTRLQQLGTVGPLITQNVDGLHQAAGTREVVELHGNLVEVVCLTCGARIDRPTLDARMARDNPGFDVDSDEIRPDGDVRLDSVDVERFRTPTCQACGADTLKPDVVFFGGSVAKPLVQHCYDLVDAAPSLLVLGSSLQVMSGLRFVRHAAKRGIPVSLITRGPTRGDDLVDHRVDGELGDSLRSLVEELSAARL
- a CDS encoding HNH endonuclease, with product MSTASDAEEFRTSVPPEHWARIDVDRDTGCWRAVRGARSGCGARYPATTGGRLLHRVLWEAEHGPTSKMLVHVVCGDRLCVRPDHCREMDWNEMHLHHRGSWANRRPSGHVQAISGPSPPNHPPESAPARHEASTRSAGTADRP
- a CDS encoding HTH domain-containing protein, translated to MAHEVGDPPQRTPLSREMQDRLRHGIEDDPHKAYRTLVTSMVQHHWTEQQMREALLDPEHRGGWWYRRLAERNGGPAATGDLRYRIESARKFIAANPPVVDRQSASEKVAQIHASAEARPWKGRTGTTDRLVLDALCRLAQKAGGPVLRASLRQITEEAGLGSADTAHRATRRLIDAGWLKKTHDSTDTTGTGWTLRKPTEDTGTVVRLFSGAETVPISSAHDAFRRGALGGTGYRVLRLLLMTDDPASARVIAEALGVTDRTVRTRLGEMHGLGLVERLDDGTWRPLVTDAEGLARRLDAVAKFRRTAGRGEKVRERHDKAREMWLDWASDQRRSRLGVIAGGRPQGRPVKSNTQEQRRAAR
- a CDS encoding recombinase family protein, which produces MSAPTVQSRRRSQARSRKSSQTKVKTAVYCRISRDAAMEGLGVERQEQACRKYAEAREWEVDESWVLVENDTSATRGRRPKFEALVAAMKAGEVRAVIAYRLDRLVRRLDDAVRFIEVAKEHDVLVATVGGDLDLTTAQGRGQTALLAVVANMEADATSERVLRRNEQARLSGRMAQRGMRPYGWSKDHKRPRPTEARVVKEMCERLAAGDSLSEIARSLNGRGIKTAGDRRWDVRKVREVAGNPRHAGYIFHGREIVYDDAGHPVMAEGVTPIISTSLHDEVVHALENRRVVVDNWTSTRRHLLSGTLTRCGTCGEKLLPHQQTNGKVSYRCRGHLSRDRDQTDRYVLDQVRDYALKVEPRRVEWRVEETVDRTKEITALEDRLADLEDKFVSNGGDPARLARMTQKIEAEIEALQTERREALQMRAGHRMASHEYGQFDLTKAFEYSASLLPNGDERDVWTQEQQKKWDKETKEQKAGKDVVPEIPVLTEAQKNKADGLKEQKAKAINAQRYWIRMYVERVVIHPTKVRGRKFDTDSIEIVWRDPDSWYLQGTVLAD